A portion of the Streptomyces sp. NBC_00376 genome contains these proteins:
- a CDS encoding branched-chain amino acid ABC transporter permease, with the protein MSTATETHHRTGEEHPAARAPGNTARLLRRWWPAAALLVLALAPFSALPLPGLLDGPLGSPGSLQLIATCLLFGALATGYDLLLGRTGLLSFGHALYFAAGSYATNTFLLEAGLPFAVSALLGVCCGIALALVLGSVSLRVTGIGFSMVTLAFAQAGSILVSRNPGGLTGGEEGRAAPAELLPSGLVGIENTANLYWLALAYLVLTLAVVHRAVNSPTGRVWEGIKENERRVEVLGLKPYGFKLTAFVLAGALAALGGLVHLLLTGGSTPQTTTSDFTLSLLVMVVLGGSGTRWGPMAGGILYTWADHRLGDLAGSGAVAELPAVLRVPLSQPLFLLGVLFVAVVHLLPGGLARLPSRLRAARRTPAGAETSMDRKSRKENGRP; encoded by the coding sequence GTGAGCACCGCCACCGAGACACACCACCGCACCGGCGAGGAACACCCGGCCGCGCGGGCGCCGGGGAACACCGCCCGGCTGCTGCGCCGCTGGTGGCCCGCCGCCGCACTGCTGGTCCTGGCCCTCGCCCCGTTCAGCGCACTGCCGCTGCCGGGACTCCTGGACGGACCGCTGGGCAGCCCGGGGAGTCTCCAACTCATCGCCACCTGCCTGCTGTTCGGCGCACTGGCGACCGGTTACGACCTGCTGCTCGGCCGCACCGGGCTGCTCTCCTTCGGGCACGCCCTGTACTTCGCGGCGGGCAGCTACGCCACGAACACGTTCCTGCTGGAGGCGGGCCTCCCGTTCGCCGTGTCTGCACTGCTCGGCGTCTGCTGCGGGATCGCGCTCGCGCTGGTCCTGGGGTCGGTGAGCCTGCGGGTCACCGGCATCGGCTTCTCCATGGTGACGCTGGCGTTCGCCCAGGCCGGGTCGATCCTGGTCTCCCGCAACCCGGGCGGTCTGACCGGCGGCGAGGAGGGCCGGGCCGCCCCCGCCGAGCTGCTGCCGTCCGGGCTGGTGGGCATCGAGAACACCGCGAACCTCTACTGGCTGGCCCTCGCCTACCTCGTCCTGACGCTCGCCGTCGTCCACCGGGCGGTCAACTCCCCCACCGGGCGCGTCTGGGAGGGCATCAAGGAGAACGAGCGCCGGGTGGAGGTGCTGGGGCTGAAGCCGTACGGGTTCAAGCTCACCGCCTTCGTCCTGGCGGGCGCGCTGGCGGCGCTCGGCGGTCTGGTGCACCTGCTGCTCACCGGCGGCTCGACCCCGCAGACCACCACCTCCGACTTCACCCTGTCGCTGCTGGTGATGGTGGTGCTGGGCGGGTCCGGCACCCGGTGGGGGCCGATGGCCGGCGGCATCCTCTACACCTGGGCCGATCACCGGCTCGGTGATCTGGCCGGCTCGGGCGCGGTCGCCGAACTGCCCGCGGTGCTGCGGGTGCCGCTCTCCCAGCCGCTGTTCCTGCTCGGTGTGCTGTTCGTGGCCGTGGTACACCTGCTGCCCGGCGGACTGGCCCGGCTGCCGTCCCGGCTGCGCGCGGCACGCCGTACGCCCGCCGGCGCCGAAACGTCCATGGACAGGAAGTCCCGGAAGGAGAACGGACGCCCGTGA
- a CDS encoding extracellular catalytic domain type 1 short-chain-length polyhydroxyalkanoate depolymerase — protein MRPSILRRLLRRVASTAALALVAATLSTAAAVQPASAAGGLQQVTGFGSNPGNLQMYEYAPAGLPANAPLVVALHGCTQTANDYYAFSGWPKYADLWGFAVVFPQTSAANNALSCFGWFDPAEDSRGRGEAASIVQMVEYAAQQYGSDGRRVYVTGLSAGGGMTADLLAAYPDVFAGGSVASGLPAQCATSQAGASGCQTGPQKLTPAQWGDKVRGAHPGYTGPWPRVAIWQGTADYTVYPANASALRDQWTDVWGIGQTPAATDTLPGSTTRSVYDDASGNPAVVTYSVSGMGHGLAVSPGSGTEQCGATAAYFLNAICSTYHTGVFWGLDQDVPGGGEQLPAPSGLRVTGVTADSVSLAWDAVAGADSYAVHRDGAKVATTASASYTDPGLTAGTAYRYTVAAIDGSGIPGTASPQVTATTTGAAPARCFTATNYAQVAAGRAHTTGGLVYANGSDQNMGLYNVFVTHTLRESPPGHFVIADTGCAA, from the coding sequence GTGCGCCCATCGATCCTGCGACGCCTGCTCCGGCGCGTCGCCTCCACCGCCGCTCTCGCCCTCGTCGCGGCGACGCTGAGCACGGCCGCGGCCGTGCAGCCGGCCTCGGCCGCCGGCGGTCTGCAACAGGTCACCGGCTTCGGTTCGAATCCCGGGAACCTCCAGATGTACGAGTACGCCCCGGCCGGACTGCCCGCGAACGCGCCGCTGGTCGTCGCGCTGCACGGCTGCACCCAGACCGCGAACGACTACTACGCCTTCTCGGGCTGGCCGAAGTACGCCGACCTTTGGGGCTTCGCCGTGGTCTTCCCGCAGACCTCGGCCGCCAACAACGCGCTGTCCTGCTTCGGCTGGTTCGATCCGGCCGAGGACAGCAGGGGCCGGGGCGAGGCCGCCTCGATCGTGCAGATGGTGGAGTACGCCGCGCAGCAGTACGGCTCGGACGGCCGCCGGGTGTACGTCACCGGCCTCTCGGCGGGCGGCGGTATGACGGCCGACCTGCTGGCCGCGTACCCGGACGTGTTCGCGGGCGGCTCCGTGGCCTCGGGCCTGCCCGCCCAGTGCGCGACGAGCCAGGCGGGCGCGTCCGGCTGCCAGACCGGGCCGCAGAAGCTGACGCCCGCGCAGTGGGGCGACAAGGTGCGCGGCGCCCACCCCGGGTACACGGGGCCCTGGCCCCGGGTGGCGATCTGGCAGGGCACCGCCGACTACACCGTGTACCCCGCCAACGCCTCGGCCCTGCGCGACCAGTGGACGGACGTCTGGGGCATCGGCCAGACCCCGGCGGCCACCGACACCCTCCCCGGCAGCACCACGCGCAGCGTGTACGACGACGCCTCGGGCAATCCCGCGGTGGTGACGTACTCCGTGTCCGGCATGGGCCACGGTCTGGCCGTGAGCCCCGGCTCGGGCACCGAGCAGTGCGGGGCGACGGCCGCGTACTTCCTGAACGCCATCTGCTCGACGTATCACACCGGCGTCTTCTGGGGCCTGGACCAGGACGTCCCCGGCGGCGGTGAGCAGTTGCCCGCCCCGTCCGGCCTGCGGGTCACCGGCGTCACGGCGGACAGCGTCTCGCTGGCCTGGGACGCGGTGGCGGGCGCGGACTCGTACGCGGTGCACCGCGACGGCGCGAAGGTCGCCACCACCGCCTCCGCCTCGTACACGGACCCGGGTCTCACCGCCGGCACGGCGTACCGCTACACGGTGGCGGCGATCGACGGATCGGGCATCCCCGGCACCGCCTCGCCCCAGGTGACGGCTACCACGACCGGCGCCGCCCCGGCGCGGTGCTTCACGGCGACCAACTACGCACAGGTGGCGGCGGGCCGGGCACACACCACCGGCGGTCTCGTGTACGCCAACGGCTCGGACCAGAACATGGGCCTGTACAACGTCTTCGTCACCCACACCCTGCGGGAGTCGCCGCCCGGACACTTCGTGATCGCGGACACGGGGTGCGCCGCCTGA
- a CDS encoding urease accessory protein UreD, with the protein MLGLAGTPDTLAAGRPGKVGLLELGYARVGGRTELVDRYQKSPLQIMRPLYIDPLRPDLPVTYLMSTGGGIIQADRNRIDIDCGPGTSVHLTTQAATKVHRMEFDHATQIVNLTAGEGSYVEYLPDALIPYRDARFYQHTRVTVDPTATVLLGETIAAGRLARGERHAYRMLFSDLEIRRPDGTLLAVDTVRLDPQGPGGVTGHAVFGDHDLMASLYAVTPLASAASVADALHEALAPAGPVFGVSTLPDDCGAWVRIVGSDPPALTRAMRAAWDALRRLLIGVPAPDLRKT; encoded by the coding sequence ATGCTCGGACTCGCCGGCACCCCGGACACCCTGGCCGCCGGGCGCCCCGGCAAGGTCGGCCTGCTCGAACTGGGCTACGCGCGGGTGGGCGGGCGGACCGAACTCGTCGACCGGTACCAGAAGTCACCGCTCCAGATCATGCGCCCGCTGTACATCGACCCGTTGCGGCCCGACCTTCCGGTGACCTATCTGATGTCGACCGGCGGCGGCATCATCCAGGCCGACCGCAACCGGATCGACATCGACTGCGGCCCCGGCACCTCGGTCCACCTGACCACCCAGGCCGCGACCAAGGTGCACCGGATGGAGTTCGACCACGCGACCCAGATCGTCAACCTGACTGCGGGGGAGGGGAGTTACGTCGAGTATCTGCCGGACGCCCTCATCCCCTACCGGGACGCCCGCTTCTACCAGCACACCCGGGTGACCGTCGACCCGACCGCCACCGTGCTGCTGGGCGAGACGATCGCGGCGGGGCGGCTCGCCCGGGGCGAACGGCACGCCTACCGCATGCTCTTCAGCGATCTGGAGATCCGCCGCCCCGACGGGACGCTCCTGGCCGTGGACACCGTCCGCCTCGATCCGCAGGGGCCGGGCGGGGTCACCGGGCACGCCGTCTTCGGCGACCACGACCTGATGGCCTCGCTGTACGCGGTCACCCCGCTCGCCTCCGCCGCGAGCGTCGCCGACGCCCTCCACGAGGCGCTCGCACCGGCCGGCCCGGTCTTCGGCGTGAGCACCCTGCCCGACGACTGCGGGGCGTGGGTCCGGATCGTCGGCAGCGACCCGCCCGCCCTCACCCGTGCGATGCGCGCCGCGTGGGACGCCCTGCGGCGGCTGCTCATCGGCGTCCCGGCCCCGGACCTGCGCAAGACCTGA
- a CDS encoding alpha/beta hydrolase — translation MIAYEEVRVPVTGGELAVLRWPAREPGAPVVVALHGITANALSWGPVARLLDGRVTLVAPDLRGRAGSSALPGPYGIAAHADDAAAVAAALGTGRVVLAGHSMGAFVAALAAVRHPERFGPLLLVDGGIGFPAPTHLSPDELMTAVIGPAMDRLSMTFPDRAAYRSFWRAHPAFADAWSDEVDAYIQRDLTGDEPALRSTCRIEAVRTDGINLFDEEVLSAVRKLPAPATLLWAQRGLMDEEQGLYDENRLAAAELGGTRVTPVAVRDVNHYTVLTGDAGGKEVARRLLDLSGA, via the coding sequence GTGATCGCATACGAAGAGGTACGAGTCCCCGTGACCGGGGGCGAGTTGGCGGTGCTGCGGTGGCCGGCCCGGGAGCCCGGCGCCCCGGTCGTCGTCGCCCTGCACGGCATCACGGCCAACGCGCTGTCCTGGGGGCCGGTGGCGAGGCTGCTGGACGGCCGGGTCACGCTGGTCGCGCCGGATCTGCGCGGCCGGGCCGGGAGTTCGGCGCTGCCCGGTCCGTACGGGATCGCCGCGCACGCCGACGACGCGGCCGCCGTGGCCGCGGCGCTGGGCACGGGCCGGGTGGTGCTGGCGGGCCATTCGATGGGCGCGTTCGTGGCGGCGCTGGCCGCCGTACGGCACCCGGAGCGGTTCGGGCCGCTGCTGCTGGTCGACGGCGGCATCGGCTTCCCCGCCCCCACCCACCTGTCCCCGGACGAGCTGATGACCGCCGTGATCGGCCCGGCCATGGACCGGCTGTCGATGACCTTTCCGGACCGGGCCGCGTACCGCTCGTTCTGGCGGGCGCACCCCGCGTTCGCGGATGCCTGGTCGGACGAGGTGGACGCGTACATCCAGCGCGATCTGACCGGGGACGAGCCCGCCCTGCGCTCCACCTGCCGGATCGAGGCGGTGCGCACGGACGGCATCAACCTCTTCGACGAGGAGGTGCTGTCGGCGGTGCGGAAGCTGCCCGCCCCGGCGACGCTGCTGTGGGCGCAGCGCGGGCTGATGGACGAGGAGCAGGGGCTGTACGACGAGAACCGGCTGGCGGCGGCGGAGCTCGGGGGTACGCGGGTGACCCCGGTGGCGGTCCGGGACGTCAACCACTACACGGTGCTGACCGGGGACGCGGGCGGCAAGGAGGTCGCACGCCGGCTCCTGGACCTGTCGGGGGCCTGA
- a CDS encoding helix-turn-helix domain-containing protein — MSEPSASASAASAAPHLRRLLDLLADDAPAEALGAVSSQARAAGVPAGDLAEVERATATALRIRGALRQHRRRELQLTALFDTAGDLAASRDLDDVLKAIVRRARMLLGTDTAYLTLPDEEAGDTYMRVTDGSVSVVFQRLRLELGHGLGGLVAQTARPYATPDYRTDDRFHHTRNINAGVLDEGLVAILGVPLLLGSSRGGTGKVIGVLFAADRSPRVFSPDEVALLCSLAAHAAIAIDTARALADTRSALDELAGANAELAEANAAVRAHSAAMRRAEESHDRLTDLVLRGRDVKDVATAVAGLLDSPLTIHDPGGRPLAAVRPDGADFAADGMDAGWLAETAEESRTGARAVHRDGRWICAVLAGQELLAGLVLHRRGQLDDSDRRLFERASVVTGLLLLLRRTVAETENRIRGELVSDLLTDADRDPAGLTERGRRLGIDLDRPHLLLVAEGGARERLAPAAMRYLFGGGIHGVSAEHAGAVVLLVAAGDPGPAAGDAARAAAAQLGRLAQTSVTVAAAGPARGARELAAAYGEAARCLRAMRVLGRTGEGACVEELGFLGVVLGNAQDVDGFVSATLGPLLEYDAQRGTHLVRTLGAYFGSGGSLVRAKDELHVHVNTVVQRLDRVQVLLGRDWNEPGRALELQLALRLHLLAGGGRDR; from the coding sequence ATGTCTGAACCGTCCGCCTCCGCCTCCGCCGCCTCCGCCGCGCCCCATCTGCGACGCCTGCTCGACCTGCTGGCCGACGACGCCCCCGCCGAGGCGCTGGGCGCCGTCTCCTCGCAGGCGCGGGCCGCCGGGGTGCCCGCCGGCGACCTGGCGGAGGTGGAGCGGGCCACCGCCACCGCCCTGCGGATCAGGGGCGCCCTGCGTCAGCACCGCCGCCGCGAGCTCCAGCTCACCGCGCTCTTCGACACGGCGGGCGACCTGGCCGCCTCCCGCGACCTAGACGACGTGCTCAAGGCGATCGTCCGCCGGGCCAGGATGCTGCTCGGCACGGACACCGCCTACCTCACCCTCCCCGACGAGGAGGCGGGCGACACCTACATGCGGGTCACCGACGGATCGGTGTCGGTGGTCTTCCAGCGGCTGCGGCTGGAGCTCGGCCACGGGCTGGGCGGCCTGGTGGCACAGACCGCGCGACCGTACGCGACCCCCGATTACCGCACCGACGACCGCTTCCACCACACCCGCAACATCAACGCCGGGGTACTGGACGAGGGGCTCGTCGCCATCCTGGGCGTGCCGCTCCTCCTCGGCTCCAGCCGCGGCGGGACCGGAAAGGTCATCGGCGTCCTCTTCGCCGCCGACCGGTCGCCCCGCGTCTTCAGCCCCGACGAGGTCGCCCTGCTCTGCTCGCTCGCCGCCCATGCCGCGATCGCCATCGACACCGCCCGCGCGCTCGCCGACACCCGGTCCGCACTGGACGAACTGGCGGGCGCGAACGCCGAGCTGGCCGAGGCCAACGCGGCGGTACGGGCGCACTCGGCGGCCATGCGACGGGCCGAGGAGTCCCACGACCGGCTGACCGACCTGGTGCTGCGCGGCCGGGACGTCAAGGACGTCGCGACGGCGGTCGCGGGGCTGCTGGACTCCCCGCTGACCATCCACGACCCCGGCGGGCGGCCCCTGGCGGCCGTCCGGCCCGACGGCGCGGACTTCGCCGCCGACGGCATGGACGCCGGATGGCTGGCCGAGACCGCCGAGGAGTCCCGTACCGGCGCCCGCGCCGTGCACCGCGACGGCCGGTGGATCTGCGCCGTCCTCGCCGGGCAGGAACTCCTGGCCGGACTGGTCCTGCACCGGCGCGGACAGCTCGACGACTCCGACCGGCGGCTGTTCGAGCGGGCCTCGGTGGTCACCGGACTGCTCCTGCTGCTGCGGCGCACCGTCGCCGAGACCGAGAACCGGATACGCGGCGAGCTGGTCTCCGACCTGCTGACCGACGCGGACCGCGACCCGGCCGGACTCACCGAACGCGGCCGGCGCCTGGGCATCGACCTCGACCGCCCGCATCTGCTGCTGGTGGCCGAGGGCGGGGCCCGGGAGCGGCTGGCCCCCGCCGCGATGCGCTATCTGTTCGGCGGGGGCATCCACGGGGTGAGCGCGGAACACGCCGGGGCCGTGGTGCTGCTGGTGGCGGCCGGTGACCCCGGACCGGCCGCGGGCGACGCGGCCCGCGCGGCGGCGGCCCAGCTCGGCCGGCTCGCCCAGACCTCCGTCACCGTCGCCGCCGCCGGCCCGGCACGCGGCGCCCGGGAACTGGCCGCCGCGTACGGGGAGGCCGCCCGCTGTCTGCGCGCGATGCGGGTCCTCGGGCGCACGGGCGAAGGGGCCTGCGTCGAGGAACTCGGCTTCCTGGGCGTGGTGCTGGGCAACGCGCAGGACGTCGACGGCTTCGTCTCCGCGACGCTCGGCCCGCTGCTGGAGTACGACGCACAGCGCGGCACCCACCTGGTGCGCACCCTCGGCGCCTACTTCGGCTCCGGGGGCAGCCTCGTCCGGGCCAAGGACGAACTCCACGTGCACGTCAACACGGTGGTGCAGCGGCTGGACCGGGTGCAGGTGCTGCTGGGACGCGACTGGAACGAGCCGGGGCGCGCCCTGGAACTGCAACTCGCCCTGCGGCTCCACCTGCTGGCGGGCGGCGGCCGGGACCGGTAG
- a CDS encoding 3-hydroxybutyrate dehydrogenase yields the protein METPQRPAPGPAPLTAPPSANPPLAGRTALVTGAASGIGRACAQALAASGAHVHVVDKAAEAAKSLAAEIGGTAWVVDLAVPDAVDTLPTDADIVVNNAGLQHVAPVHEFPPDRFALIQRVMVETPFRILRRTLPGMYERGWGRVVNISSVHGLRASPYKSAYVTAKHALEGLSKVVALEAAEHGVTSNCVCPGYVRTPLVENQIADQARTHGISEEEVVGRVMLERSAIKRLIEPADVAEAVLWLCGPRTGHITGTSLSMDGGWTAN from the coding sequence ATGGAGACTCCTCAGCGCCCGGCCCCCGGGCCCGCCCCGCTCACCGCCCCGCCCTCCGCGAACCCGCCGCTCGCCGGCCGCACCGCGCTGGTGACCGGCGCCGCGAGCGGTATCGGGCGGGCCTGCGCACAGGCCCTGGCGGCGTCCGGCGCCCATGTGCACGTGGTGGACAAGGCCGCCGAGGCGGCGAAGAGCCTGGCGGCGGAGATCGGCGGGACGGCGTGGGTGGTCGACCTCGCCGTCCCCGACGCGGTGGACACCCTGCCCACCGACGCGGACATCGTGGTCAACAACGCCGGGCTCCAGCACGTCGCGCCCGTGCACGAATTCCCGCCGGACCGCTTCGCACTGATCCAGCGCGTCATGGTGGAGACCCCGTTCCGCATCTTGCGCCGGACCCTGCCGGGCATGTACGAACGCGGCTGGGGGCGCGTGGTCAACATCTCGTCGGTGCACGGACTGCGGGCCAGCCCCTACAAGTCGGCCTATGTGACGGCCAAGCACGCACTGGAGGGACTCAGCAAGGTGGTCGCGCTCGAAGCGGCGGAGCACGGGGTGACGAGCAACTGCGTCTGCCCCGGGTACGTACGCACCCCGCTGGTCGAGAACCAGATCGCCGACCAGGCCCGTACGCACGGCATCTCCGAGGAGGAGGTGGTGGGCCGGGTCATGCTGGAACGCAGCGCCATCAAGCGGCTGATCGAACCCGCTGACGTCGCCGAGGCCGTGCTGTGGCTCTGCGGGCCGCGCACCGGGCACATCACCGGAACCTCGCTCTCCATGGACGGCGGCTGGACCGCCAACTGA
- a CDS encoding branched-chain amino acid ABC transporter permease, producing MSTVVLLTMTGLGLGALYFLIASGLSLIFGLMDVLNFAHGALLSIGAYGTWWAASGHLPGAGPGGAGFVLAVLFGTAVGTAAAVLLELAVVRPLYTRPREQVLATVGVGLAVPALLSGIWGSDARTFPGPKALSGTFGLFGAQVPVNRLVLVAAALVVLVALRLFLGRTRHGLVVRAGVEDRAMVTALGIDVRKAFTLVFAIGGCVAALGGALGGLYFGSVDPRQGTSLLIFAFVVVVTGGMGSVSGAAVASVVIGLVQQFANYYTAAGLGDLAVVVLLAALLLVRPRGLTGRLA from the coding sequence ATGTCCACCGTCGTTCTGCTCACCATGACCGGACTCGGTCTGGGAGCCCTCTACTTCCTGATCGCGTCGGGACTCTCGCTGATCTTCGGCCTGATGGACGTGCTCAACTTCGCGCACGGGGCGCTGCTGTCCATCGGCGCGTACGGCACCTGGTGGGCGGCCTCCGGCCATCTGCCCGGCGCCGGTCCCGGCGGGGCGGGCTTCGTCCTCGCGGTCCTGTTCGGTACGGCGGTGGGCACCGCGGCCGCCGTGCTGCTGGAACTCGCCGTCGTCCGCCCGCTCTACACCCGGCCGCGCGAGCAGGTGCTCGCCACGGTCGGGGTGGGGCTCGCCGTCCCGGCGTTGCTGTCGGGCATCTGGGGTTCGGACGCCCGTACCTTCCCGGGCCCGAAGGCGCTGTCCGGCACCTTCGGGCTGTTCGGTGCCCAGGTGCCGGTCAACCGGCTGGTCCTGGTCGCGGCGGCCCTCGTCGTGCTCGTGGCGCTGCGGCTCTTCCTGGGCCGCACCCGGCACGGTCTGGTCGTACGGGCCGGGGTCGAGGACCGGGCGATGGTCACCGCGCTCGGCATCGACGTGCGGAAGGCGTTCACGCTCGTCTTCGCGATCGGCGGCTGCGTGGCCGCGCTCGGCGGGGCGCTCGGCGGCCTGTACTTCGGCTCGGTCGACCCGCGCCAGGGCACCTCGCTGCTGATCTTCGCGTTCGTCGTGGTGGTCACCGGGGGCATGGGGTCGGTGAGCGGCGCCGCCGTGGCGTCCGTCGTCATCGGCCTGGTCCAGCAGTTCGCCAACTACTACACCGCAGCGGGCCTCGGCGACCTGGCCGTCGTCGTCCTGCTCGCCGCGCTGCTGCTCGTACGGCCGCGCGGACTGACCGGGAGGCTCGCGTGA